A single Sorex araneus isolate mSorAra2 chromosome 8, mSorAra2.pri, whole genome shotgun sequence DNA region contains:
- the LOC129406803 gene encoding chymotrypsinogen 2, whose translation MAFLWLVSCFALLGSAFGCGVPAIHPVLSGLSRIVNGEDAIPGSWPWQVSLQDKTGFHFCGGSLISENWVVTAAHCGVRTSHLVVAGEFDQGSDAEDIQVLKIAQVFKNPKFNMFTINNDITLLKLATPARFSETVSAVCLPSEADSFPAGSVCATSGWGKTKYNNANTPDRLQQASLPLLANDECKKFWGNKITDLMVCAGASGVSSCMGDSGGPLVCQKDGAWTLVGIVSWGSGVCSTSMPGVYARVTELMPWVRQILADN comes from the exons ATGGCCTTCCTGTGGCTCGTGTCCTGCTTCGCCCTCCTGGGCTCCGCCTTCG GCTGCGGAGTCCCCGCCATCCACCCCGTCCTGAGCGGTCTGTCCAGGATCGTCAACGGTGAGGATGCCATCCCCGGCTCCTGGCCCTGGCAGGTGTCCCTGCAG GACAAAACCGGCTTCCACTTCTGCGGTGGTTCCCTCATCAGCGAGAACTGGGTGGTGACCGCTGCCcactgtggtgtgag AACCTCCCACCTGGTCGTGGCTGGCGAGTTTGACCAGGGCTCCGATGCCGAGGACATCCAGGTGCTGAAGATCGCCCAG GTCTTCAAGAACCCCAAGTTCAACATGTTCACCATCAACAACGACATCACCCTGCTGAAGCTGGCCACCCCCGCCCGCTTCTCCGAGACCGTGTCCGCCGTGTGCCTGCCCAGCGAGGCCGACAGCTTCCCCGCCGGCTCCGTGTGCGCCACCTCGGGCTGGGGCAAGACCAAGTACAACA ATGCCAACACCCCCGACAGGCTGCAGCAGGCCTCCCTGCCCCTGCTGGCCAACGACGAGTGCAAGAAGTTCTGGGGCAACAAGATCACCGACCTGATGGTGTGCGCCGGCGCCAGCGGCGTCTCCTCCTGCATG GGTGACTCCGGCGGCCCCCTGGTCTGCCAGAAGGACGGCGCCTGGACCCTGGTGGGCATCGTGTCCTGGGGCAGCGGCGTCTGCTCCACCTCCATGCCCGGCGTGTACGCCCGCGTCACCGAGCTCATGCCCTGGGTGCGCCAGATCCTGGCCGACAACTAA
- the LOC101557385 gene encoding chymotrypsinogen B → MAFLWLVSCFALLGSAFSCGVPAIHPVLSGLSRIVNGEDAIPGSWPWQVSLQDKTGFHFCGGSLISENWVVTAAHCGVKTSHVVVAGEFDQGSDAEDVQVLKIAQVFKNPKYNTFTTNNDITLLKLATPARFSETVSAVCLPSADDDFPAGAICATTGWGKTKYNANKTPDKLQQASLPLLANDECKKFWGNKITDVMVCAGASGVSSCMGDSGGPLVCQKDGAWTLVGIVSWGSGFCSTSTPAVYARVTELMPWVQEIMAAN, encoded by the exons ATGGCCTTCCTGTGGCTCGTGTCCTGCTTCGCCCTCCTGGGCTCCGCCTTCA GCTGCGGAGTCCCCGCCATCCACCCCGTCCTGAGCGGTCTGTCCAGGATCGTCAACGGTGAGGATGCCATCCCCGGCTCCTGGCCCTGGCAGGTGTCCCTGCAG GACAAAACCGGCTTCCACTTCTGCGGTGGTTCCCTCATCAGCGAGAACTGGGTGGTGACCGCTGCTCACTGCGGTGTGAA AACCTCCCACGTGGTGGTCGCGGGCGAGTTCGACCAGGGCTCCGATGCCGAGGACGTCCAGGTCCTAAAGATCGCCCAG GTCTTCAAGAACCCCAAGTACAACACGTTCACCACCAACAACGACATCACCCTGCTGAAGCTGGCCACCCCCGCCCGCTTCTCCGAGACCGTGTCCGCCGTGTGCCTGCCCAGCGCCGACGATGACTTCCCCGCTGGCGCCATCTGCGCCACCACCGGCTGGGGCAAGACCAAGTACAATG CCAACAAGACCCCCGACAAGCTGCAGCAGGCCTCCCTGCCCCTGCTGGCCAACGACGAATGCAAGAAGTTCTGGGGCAACAAGATCACCGACGTGATGGTGTGCGCCGGCGCCAGCGGCGTCTCCTCCTGCATG GGTGACTCCGGCGGCCCCCTGGTCTGCCAGAAGGACGGCGCCTGGACCCTGGTGGGCATCGTGTCCTGGGGCAGCGGCTTCTGCTCCACCTCCACTCCCGCCGTGTACGCCCGCGTCACCGAGCTCATGCCCTGGGTGCAGGAGATCATGGCCGCCAACTAA